A genomic window from Vanessa atalanta chromosome 7, ilVanAtal1.2, whole genome shotgun sequence includes:
- the LOC125065357 gene encoding uncharacterized protein LOC125065357: protein MSPLNLLIGSEGTTPVIQALVRDVATDYSGSNRQSLRELARQRTAERLKENEKKQNEYVNKGRESPRAFQVNDFVFVIKYSQSKGKLDPGMRGPYKVTRILENGRYELRLVAGDYGKLTYAAAQYMVPWNGEWTPDECAAFFDSVDQTDELTPTSINYPMEIISAFDRGDKEAGPQTDEDARTSGEAV from the exons ATGTCTCCATTGAACCTTTTAATTGGTTCTGAGGGGACAACTCCTGTGATACAAGCTTTAGTCCGTGATGTGGCTACTGATTATTCGGGATCAAATCGCCAGTCTTTACGGGAGTTAGCTAGGCAAAGGACGGCCGAACGTctcaaagaaaatgaaaagaaacaaaatgaatatgtGAATAAGGGACGTGAATCGCCTCGCGCATTTCAAGTCAATGATTTTGTATTCGTCATTAAGTACTCTCAATCTAAAGGAAAATTAGATCCTGGAATGCGTGGCCCTTATAAGGTGACAAGAATTCTTGAGAATGGACGATATGAGTTACGGCTTGTGGCTGGAGACTATGGCAAGCTGACTTATGCTGCCGCTCAGTATATGGTGCCTTGGAATGGAGAATGGACCCCTGATGAGTGTGCCGCTTTCTTTGATA GTGTAGACCAAACCGATGAGTTGACCCCTACGAGTATAAATTACCCTATGGAAATTATCAGCGCCTTTGACCGAGGTGATAAAGAAGCTGGACCTCAGACTGACGAGGACGCCAGGACATCAGGAGAGGCCGtataa